The following nucleotide sequence is from Takifugu flavidus isolate HTHZ2018 chromosome 4, ASM371156v2, whole genome shotgun sequence.
caaacactggctgccagtgaggatggatgcaggttccatgcctctgatgtcttcactgacatgaaacaggtgaacatcaaCCCTACTGAAATGTTCAGGTGAGGGGCCTAATGTCAATTGTGCtcattatcagtgttttctacagcaaatgtgtgtgtatgtgtgtgtgtatgtgtgagagagaataattattatattgttatcatttaaatgcatttgtatgtttagcacctaagtgcatggagaagaaacagtgtttttcacctctctagATTtcgtacacttgtccagagcaccagatttactgtgaggttgttatctgaaaccctaaaagcatcttgggagaaggtgaaaattccacatggataatgagctgatgtgaataaaggaaggagatttgcaggggagcagcagagcgacggagggtgttccagagtgaactgctgctcgctctcccttgcaaggtacctgtgtttgtgtcttttgttgattcacgcagggttttgctgggttgctctgtttcaactctaatatccagcctggaagtaacaaatgctggactaacttttcagcatcacggtgggtcagtagcttcctgatcttgtgatgtttctcaggtaaaaaaaagcacttctagagactaatttaatgtgtgagttgaatgagagattttggtcaaaagttactcctagattcctcacagagagactagatgttaatgagataccatctagagtgatcatgtgatctaatctatctctgagaggttcaggaccaaacaccatgacctcagtttttcctgagttaaggaggaggaaatttgaagacatccaggactttatgtctttaagacaggtctggagcttcactaacttctctgtctcctcgggtttcatggataaataaagctgagtgtcatcagcataacaatgaacatttatcccatgctgccgaataatgttccctaagggaagcatgtacaagtgaagaggattggtccaagtacagaaccttgaggaactccatggctaaccctactgtatgaggagggaacaccatggacatgagcaaactggtatctatcagataagtatgatctaaaccagtctagcgctgtccctttaatcccaatcacatgttccagtctctgtaacaagatgctgtgatcaactggatcaaaagcagcactgaggtccagcagaaccagcatagagaccagtccatgatcggaagctatgagaacatcattagtgactttaagaagtgctgtttctgtgctgtgatgaactctaaagcctgactgaaacatctcaaacaggctgttcctctgcaggtgctccaggaactgagtcaccaccaccttctcaagaactttagagataaaaggaaggttggatattggcctataatttgctaatacgtcaggatccagtgatgtttttttaagcaacggcttaatcactgccaccttgtaggaccggggtccacaacctgacactaaagaaccattgatctggtccaggatagaactgcctatcaatggtaaaacatccttcaacaggtgtgttgggatgggatctaaaagacacgtggtggtcttggatttctgaattagcgatgacgcctcagaaaaatatatagggctgaaggagtttaagggctcgttgaagaacctgtatgttcccacagtcggcacatctggtgatggtccagttgttgggatggcctggttagctttctctctgatagctagaactttatcagtgaagaagctcatgaagtcttcaccactaagggaagacgggatatgtggatctaaaacactgtgactcttggttaatttggccacagtgctgaaaagaaacctggggttgttgctcttattttcctcaattaaagaagaaaaataagctgttctagccttacggagggcctttttgtaaactatagacagtctttccaggctacatgatagctgtctattttacaagaatgccacttcctttccagtcttcgcactttctgcttgagggtcctgatatgtgaattatacaaggggccacacctcctctgagttactattttctttttcaggggggcaacagaatcaagcgtgattcccagtgaggttgctgcaccttcagcaatagagtcaacctcagcaggttAAGAttatgattgatccctggggaaacacatggtggtcctgggatcagcacagggatcacttccttaaacttagctacagcattatctgaaagacatctgctatagtaagactttgttctgagcatagaagaatccttaatcataaatgtaaaagtgatcaatgaatgatctgacaggagggggttctgagggaacactgacacatgttctacctcaacaccataagtcagaactagatctaaggtgtggttgaagctatgagttggttggtttatctgctggaggaaaccaactgactgagtaatgaaatgaagccatttctaaagctgtcatttataacgtccacatggatattaaagtctccaatgataatgactttgtccgttctaaggaccaagtcagataagaaatcagagaactcagacaggaactctgaatgtggcccagcagggggccgatatacaactacaaacagaagtggcttttctgtcctccagttcagatgagtgatgccaagagtcaggctttcaaatgaactgaagccatattttggtctaggattaattaataacttggagtgatagattgctgccactccccctcctcgaccagtaacacgaggaatatgataattaagatgggtaggaggagtagattcatttaagctaacatactcctcctcctgaagccaggtctcagtaagacaaaataaatcaatgtgatgatccgctatcaggtcgtgcactaacagggatttacacaaaagagatctaatatttaacagtccacacttaattgtgatattagtttctccaacttgtactttggtattaattttaataagattatggtgattgaccgctcccctgctctgtgcttggggaacttttaaccgtggaacagagactacctctatagtgttaaatatgttattgttggtggatgagggttctatggaagcagcagagaggtgtgtaagactacacctctgcatcctggtctggaccctggattgtcaggtcactttgggtctaataaaattagccaaattactagaaatgagagaggcaccatcccgtgtgggatggacaccgtctctcctgatcagaccaggttttccccaaaaagtgttccaactgtctaaaggccacctggttatcggggcaccaccgtgacagcgacgacatgcggctaaacatctcctcgctggccagattggggaggggaccagagaatgctacggagtccgacatcgtttttgcgtagttacacaccgactccaagttaattttagtgacctccgactgacgaagccgggtgtcgttggctccgacgtgaataataactttgccaaatttacgtttacgtctcgccagcagccgtaaatttgcttctatgtcgcccgctctggcccctggaatgctcttaactacggtcgctggagtcggcttcacgtagcacaaaacagagtcgccaattaccagggtcggtttctcagcgggtgtgtcgccgagtgggaaAAGCAGTTAGCCACAGGAAGCGGGTGGtggaagctacgctaggcggctccgcagcagctagcttctcctggctacctgacgcaactccagctaacttcaagctgcggaaccgcgtctcaagctcgctaagtctcgcctccatagccgtaaataaactccactttctgcacttattcccttcactaagggaggcagaggagtaactaaacatttcacacgctgaacagacaaagacaccgggtggaACAGACGGTGTGaagccatgctaacgctgataatcggcgaagcccggtatttgtttaatatgggttgtttctcactgttgttatcgggtgactagaatgtcccaagtgttcacattttaagtaaagtgaatacaacacaccaagtgttcaatattaagtgaatacaacacaccgtgcacaatgcaaccaacgaacgattgagaagacaggaagtgacgcaatacgttaccaggaggaagtaaaatggagactcaacggctaactcttggttattgatgtggcggttggctcctgtccgtcacctcatggTTGTGTCTGTTCCGtatctgttccccaggaaatacagtgtttatattcccaaattctccatcaaaacatactcactgaagactgtgttgactgaaatggggatggtagacatgtttggtgacagagcagacttgagtggtattgcagaggggcaacaactggcagtctcagaggtaaagatgtaaaacaggaacagcatcaacaatgagcacagatttctttctgacaattaattatgtctggtatttcttgtaggttgtccatcaagctaccctggatgttgatgaggctggagccattgccgcagctgctacaggcatcacAATAACACTTCACTCCTATaattatgttccagtcctgaagttcaatcgtcccttcatggttatcatcactgaccacagctcagataatatcctcttcatgggcaagattaccaacccaaacatctgatgcactGATGCCTGTTTTGCTCAATAAGAAttgccttgtagagtctcactttattagaatgtttctgaatcagctctaaaaataaaataggtggctgaatagcacaattttaatctggtttgagacgggactcccgctgtgagcggccgactacggacgggactcccgctgtgagcgccgactacggacggggctcccgctgtgagcggccgactacggacggggctcccgctgtgagcggccgactacggacggggccccgctgtgagcggccgactacggacggggctcccgctgtgagcggcccactacggACGGGgatcccgctgtgagcggccgactacggacggggctcccgctgtgagcggccgactacggacggggctcccgctaggagcggccgactacggacggggctcccgctgtgagcggccgactacagacggggctcccgctgtgagcggccgactacagacggggctcccgctgtgagcggccgactacagacgggactcccgctgtgagcggcccattacagacggggctccggctaggagcggccgactacggacggggctcccgctgtgagcggccgactacggacggggctcccgctgtgagcggccgactacagacggggctcccgctgtgagcggccgactacggacggggctcccgctgtgagcggcccactacggACGGGgatcccgctgtgagcggccgactacagacggggctcccgctgtgagcggccggctacagacggggctcccgctaggagcggccgactacccgccctgctgaggcagagccgtactgggatggagcgttaccacggcgatccagctcagtgggctacattgcctcggctgaggagtacgacagtgtgaagtcccgcagtgagctgatgtttgagaaacagtctgggagacacggactggtgacccgagtcacacacgctgccagtacgtttccagaaacatttaaacacatgagatatagaagtatcagtagcttcatttgagttctgagctttggtgtctgtgtggagctgtgaaaccacaagaagagggaggagcgagcgatcagctgtacgcagcgatcaagccggctgtggatggagccactacatcattaaacacatgcgcaacaagaacaactacaatgagctcagagggttcaaacagagtcctcaacccaaagtctgatttaaaaagatcaaaagtggcgtaaatgtctggtcctgacaggagaaggataactggagcggcatcgctcgtacagtagaccgactctgcctcttcctggttaccccggtgatgacctttggcaccttaatcatctttctgaggggaatctgtaaccaacctcctcatctgcccttcaaaggagaccagcatgactccagagaggagaacccacgcctgctgtgatgcacacacacagccagggctttttccatcaccatcgtttctctgggggaaatgttgcatttctttatcttaataacaacaaatcttgaatggcaaattttagagtattttacagggaagtgaaataatgtttggacctcttatcaggaaaagagaaagttgttaagaactgctctaaaaacaccacctcagggggactatatccaaatctctccgtttactgatgggacgttgaaacgtcaatacgcggattcatacatttagaactggacgttgcaccagaactggaagcgcggactgatacatttttaacagcggtcgtgcttcagccctccggggtttaataacaaaatacgaaaaatacgaaaatgttagttttggaaacattgttgtcggttgttcgtcttgccggcttttgcaaaattcactgatcacacacctgccctcactcatcaatcagctcacctaccagtgtatatattctccagcctcacactcactcagtgccagattgttcttctgctctcatgcaagactttccagcgttgtttccctgtcggattacccgttaccgaccctgcctgtcttcgttctgcctgccttgcctgttccccggacaacctaccagcgttctgcccctgactacaacttctgcctcagcgtctctggttcctgtcggttcacctggtttagacttctcgcccggccccgacttcgctgctgctcgtcccactccccgagcctgcaacccatagactttgtgcgggcccagaagaacggactatttcctgtgtttcctggtctgcctgagttcctgtttgcccgtgggttaataaaagtcattactacggtccagctttccagagtgctgcttttgggtcctaaactgcacccgtcacaaaTACAgtgcgaacatacggtatatagaacatagggcacgtttgtgcgtgatatcactctgcgtctgcgcaacgacaacaacctcctatctttactATTTCTgtgccaactggtggtcttttgggttgaggataacggtgatctatatgtagctatagcatcattggcctccactccagccactcctggtagttcctcaaaaacactgagtttctagtggatgcacaatctgtggaagccaacatagaaacttctgaagagccaaagttcttgcaacaaaaatatagtccccaattaggttgttttgttatcacgcgaccccgtccccattatcttaagagaatataaaagaatgagtggagacagaagagagaatgagacgtttttggcgcgtgtcgctctcgattttgtgtttatttttgcagtaaacttaaaggaggccttttcactttatgtttgattgcatttaagctgatattccattcttgacatctttaaatttacagtattcatgggagatttatttggtcattttgcttctttttatttcctatttcccacatttattcatagtttttattagattgcaataaatcctataacattgaacagactgactaaagtcaaatgagctgcggttcccaccgatagccgtcattctgatgggtttttgctggctgctgctgaaatattccaatgctccatgtcacagagacagtaaatactaaaccctaaagattctgaaggcatgatgtaaaatagtaacgtataatacagacatttgaagagacaattaaaagaatgttttcatgcttctaagagtggccgaggagccatttagaactttataaagatgcactgtgtgataccaggaactaatttaacttcaaggcaaagctgcttctgctttgtcgaccatcgactgatctcctgaaagtccaccagcgctttttaaaaactgaatttttcatctatggagggagtagacggcagatgtttccacagatgctcttcaccagtggtcagtgagtgatgcagcagatgagcgggagttgactggctccaaccagctactgactcaatgtctccagcccatagtgtggattctctacgagatcagacagcagcttcactcctgaatcctgcagattgttctgactcaggtccagttctctgagatgggagggattggacctcagcgccgaggccagagagccacagctgatctctgataagctgcagttaatcaatctgaaaaatgcaggatgaggttatacggtgcaggtctgcatgttatctgcgtcagtactaaacctacgttagttcttagttgggtcagacctgaattcatgatattacaaggaattttttttaatgtggtgcatcacagcagtgttgagaacagcctcacttcaccatcttagcagctggtatataggtagaaaaatgaagactgacctgagcctctccagtttacagtttggactctccagtccagaacagagccgcttcactcctggatcctgcaacgtgttgtagctcaggtccagaaccctcagatgggagaggttggacttcagagctgaggccacagaatcacagctgatctctgataaactgcagctccttaggctaaaataacaattattttgagagaagacaaataaaaatcaacgtagccagagcaaaacacagcttacaagcaacaaacctctggtcctgcaccggcttatctgccgtatgttcctattttgggttctttcagggcggttggacaagatctccagcgtatgtaaagtgtgtgtaggtcaaaataccttccaagtttgtgagaccacatttctcaatagcactcaactcttgtcaggagttgggacaaagcgacccactcctgatagcttgtgggcgatgctgcagcgaccctgcaatccctacactctctggtgaaaccaaatcaaaggttttagacactgctggatgctggaagggtggctatagtctggacgcatcgttcccctgactgcacgtttctccaacaatgattggcagctggtgtcacttgttctccagatgagagaaggaaagagagcccccccacagtgtgtttgattgccccactgcaagcccaatgctgccagaaaacattgcaggagcatcaattcccctcagggcatcaacaaggacctcaggaaaaggtgcagctgccacctactagagacaagcacactgagctgagattcaaagccctctcctcccaagagaagagcttgtttgttggaggctcttctgggcgatacctggtgccacagctccagtcagcccgtctctggagctgaggtggagcttagcaagtttcatgcttctccaccacttcctctggctgaggaccttctcagctggtggtttctgctccaccttccaaattgagcaggtgatacttctgcattcctgccaccggggtctctgcagaaagagtcttctctactgttttatattagattgtagaaaattaggatttttggctgatggattagatgttgttgactaagagcaggtttttcttaaataacatagaaagattcgatgagaagagcaaatgtattattttatgagctacttccactactattatagacacatacttccatattgtcttagattgcaagctgcatttattgcatcgttcatagaaagtcatatttgtgaggagaaaaactccaataaggtaattttctttaatgatcattacaacagaaggaggcgatgaacaaacagatttatctaaaaatgtgtgaaaacttatggatggaaacctttttaaaatggttgcattgtgtagaatcggtgtagaatcaacttgttgacttctgatttggactccaatggaagtgaggtgcaacaattgtggatgctgaaagcttcagatcttcatgaaggtttctgtggttggactgacctgctgcccctttaagagggaggcaggtttgggcttctggctggaattaagccacctcagatgagaatgactgcaggctttcggtaccaaggtttaacagggtgctcacttcacacttgggcttttctctttttgagatggcttttctcaggagagaaggggcatggcacactgcagcagctttctttttggggtttctaggtttccttctgatctttaaaagacaggaagaaccatttttgattggtctgaatgtttgggcggttttgtggccagcctaaaataaaacaagacagatctacaactgatacttcctttctagtcattgatgaccatcctcacatgggacagatttccacaaccaatttaagactgcaaatctgtcctgtgtggtcttttttctgagaactgtaacactacgtttataacaaagatcaaacatggaaacagttattgtctaactagttacacctgggaaagtactggatcatctctgactgacctgagagtctccagctcacagagaggatcctggagaaaaccacagagcagcttcactcctggatccttcagctggttaaaactcaggtccagaaccctcagatgggagggattggacctcagcgccgaggccagagagccacagctgatctctgataaactgcagtcactcagtctggataaggaatcatggcaagaaatgatctcttattggaggaaaagtcatattacacttgctcaaaatcattatttcattttatttcattatttaatcagggcccttggagtcaggagagctctggccccccactgataaactgggatattacagcaacaacatagttaaaacgTATTataaattgactttcaatggctcatttaaattcatactacacttctcttctccaaaagtcaatggagtttatcttgaagcctttcattgtttagttgttatgttgaagataaaaggaagctgacctgagagtctccagctgacagtttagactctccagtccagaacagagcagcttcatcccagaatcctctagactgatgtagctcaggtccagaaccctcagatgggagggattggacctcagcgccgaggccagagagtcacagctgatctctgataaactgcagtgtgacagcctggaaaaagaataaatggggcaaataaaaacacatttctaaatctgaaaatgaagagaaaagcagaaaatgtaagaaatttagaaaagaccagcagaggcctcctgacctgagcgtctccagtctgcagtttggatgcatcattgcagaagacagtaactttactccggcatctgtcaggctttggttccatcttaagctcagc
It contains:
- the LOC130523605 gene encoding serine protease inhibitor A3K-like → MWRLAPVRHLMVVSVPYLFPRKYSVYIPKFSIKTYSLKTVLTEMGMVDMFGDRADLSGIAEGQQLAVSEVVHQATLDVDEAGAIAAAATGITITLHSYNYVPVLKFNRPFMVIITDHSSDNILFMGKITNPNI